TAAGCTCGGGGGTATTGCCCCACAGGTTCACGATCACACCGTCAATATCGAAATCGAATGCGTGCCTTCCCTGGTCGCGGTGCGGGTAATGCGGCACCCAAAGTTTCAGGTCCGGGTTTATCTCCTTTGCCGCGGCAATTATCTCCCTCCATTCCTCTTCGGTCCTGTGCCCCTCTTCCACTTCGTCATAGAAATCATTGAGGTACATACCTACTATACCGGGATACATCTGCGATAAAAGAGCGACCCAGCGGGCATGCCTGATGGACTGCTCATGGGTCCATCCCCAGGCCGCTCGCTCTATCTTGGCAAATACGTAATCTACACCTGGCACCTGAAGGCACTTGTACATGTGGGTGTCCTCCCATGCCTGTCCGGTAAAAGGCGGATCATGCGTCCATATCAGGTTGAAGCCGAGATCGTCAATGATGCCTGTCAGGTCAAGCTGTCTTTGGTGGTTCCACAGGGTGATTAGTTTAGGCATGTCAGCCTGGTTGCCGGCCTTCTCAGGCTGAGGGACACTTAATGCGCTCTTTCCCGATGTTTCGCCGGTTATTGCGAGTTCATTCCTCTCTGAGTTTGCCGCTGATCGTGTACCATCTTCATGTGTTGTCGCGAATCCGGTAAACATTAAAAATAAAGCAATAAGTATAATTCCGGGTTTTTTCATGGCAGGTGAGTTGTTTTTTGTGGTTTGATGACAAATATGATGTTTTTTCCGGTAAAATCAAATTCATCTGCAGTGGTGCTATAGTGAGCTTATTGCAGATATATGGGAACCCATTATGATGCAGTCTTTAATGTCCTTCAGGTTGTATAATGGCGGAGTGCAAATTTACTGATAAAGAATGATGGTTTGTCAGCTCCTTTTTTTAATTTGGCGGTTTATTCATATTTCATGGTACTTGGCATTGATATAGGCGGAACTACCACAAAGATTGCCGGATTCCGGAAAAAGAGGATTTGCGGCGTGGTATCGGTACAGGCTGATGATCCTGTAACTTCAGCTTCCGGGGCACTGGGCAAGTTTACCGATGAATTCCTGCTGAAGCTAAAGGACATAGATACAATAGCAGTGACAGGGGTAGGAGCCAATTCCCTGGGCAATGAACTGTTCGGCATTCCCCTGAAGAGAGTCCCGGAGTTTACAGCTATAGGTCACGGAGGACTCTTTTTGGCAGGACTGGAAAAGGCTGTAGTGGTCAGTATGGGTACAGGAACGGCACTGGTTCTTGCAGATGGCAGGAATATCAGGCATCTTGGCGGATCCGGAGTGGGAGGGGGCACGCTGATAGGCCTGGCAAGGTATATACTGAATACTACCGATTTTCAAAACATTGTTGATCTGGCCGGTGAAGGAGATCTGGGTAACATAGATCTTAATATAAGGGATATAAGCAAGGTTGAGTTGGGTAACATCCCAATGTCGGCTACTGCCTCCAATTTTGGGAAGCATTCGGATAAGGCCAGTCAGCCTGATCTGGCTCTCGGACTGGTAAACCTGGTGTGCCAGAGTATCGGGATGATGGGAGTATTTGCTTCACGTGAGGAGAAGGTAGATCAGATAGTGCTTACAGGCAAGCTGGTAAGGCTGCCACAGGCCGGGAAAATATTCAGTCGTCTGGGCAAGCTTTTCGGTAAAAAATTCATTATTCCCGACTATGCTGAATACAGTACTGCCGTTGGTTCTGCGTATTCAATATCTCCTGCCGGCCAGGAACTGATTTAACACAATTAAGATATTATTAACTGATTAAAATTATTCTCATGGTATCAGATGACAAAACCAAAGGACAGACTGTAATAGGTGTCGATATGGGCGGCACAAAGATCAGGACCGGAAAGGTGAAAGATAATCAGATTATTGCTGCAGCATCAGATTTTGTGCCAAAAACTGATAAGGAGCAGGAGGTTACCGACATGCTGATTAAACTTATCAGGCAGGTATTTGACAAGGAGGTTTCCGGTATAGGCGTCGGTGTGCCCAGCCTGGTTGATGCAGGCAGGGGTATAGTTTATAATGTCCAGAATATCCCTGCCTGGAAGGAGGTCTATCTTAAGGATGTCCTGGAAAAGGAGTTTAATGTCCCGGTATACGTAAACAATGATGCTAACTGCTTTGCCACGGGAGAGAGGTTCTTCGGCAAAGGCAGGGATTATGAAGATTTTGTGGGACTTATCTGTGGTACCGGGCTTGGTGCGGGTATCATCAAAGGTGGACATCTGATGCCAGACACGAACTGCGGTTCAGGCGAGTTTGGCGAGATCTACTATCTTGACAGTATATTTGAGCACTATGCAAGCGGCCAGTTTTTTGAGCGCCAATTTGGTGTTTCGGGTGATGAGATGGCAAAAAGGGCAGGTAATGGCGACCAGGAGGCTGAGAAGGCCTTCAGTGAATTTGCCGTACACCTTGGTAAAGCGATAAAGACCATAATGCTGGCAGTTGATCCTGCTGCAATTATTATGGGTGGTGGTGTATCAGAGTCTTACGAGTTTTACAGGGATGCCCTTTGGAAGGAGATACAGGATTTTCCTTACCCGAAATCGGCAGGTAAACTGAAAATTCTGATAACAGAAACACAGGAGATAGCATTGCTGGGTGCCGCAGCACTTTATTTCAATGCAACAGTCTG
This genomic interval from Marinilabiliales bacterium contains the following:
- a CDS encoding ROK family protein; this encodes MVSDDKTKGQTVIGVDMGGTKIRTGKVKDNQIIAAASDFVPKTDKEQEVTDMLIKLIRQVFDKEVSGIGVGVPSLVDAGRGIVYNVQNIPAWKEVYLKDVLEKEFNVPVYVNNDANCFATGERFFGKGRDYEDFVGLICGTGLGAGIIKGGHLMPDTNCGSGEFGEIYYLDSIFEHYASGQFFERQFGVSGDEMAKRAGNGDQEAEKAFSEFAVHLGKAIKTIMLAVDPAAIIMGGGVSESYEFYRDALWKEIQDFPYPKSAGKLKILITETQEIALLGAAALYFNATV
- the coaW gene encoding type II pantothenate kinase — protein: MVLGIDIGGTTTKIAGFRKKRICGVVSVQADDPVTSASGALGKFTDEFLLKLKDIDTIAVTGVGANSLGNELFGIPLKRVPEFTAIGHGGLFLAGLEKAVVVSMGTGTALVLADGRNIRHLGGSGVGGGTLIGLARYILNTTDFQNIVDLAGEGDLGNIDLNIRDISKVELGNIPMSATASNFGKHSDKASQPDLALGLVNLVCQSIGMMGVFASREEKVDQIVLTGKLVRLPQAGKIFSRLGKLFGKKFIIPDYAEYSTAVGSAYSISPAGQELI